Proteins found in one Epinephelus fuscoguttatus linkage group LG4, E.fuscoguttatus.final_Chr_v1 genomic segment:
- the fth1b gene encoding ferritin, heavy polypeptide 1b, translated as MTSQIRQNFHQDCEAAINRQINLELYASYVYLSMAYYFDRDDKFLPNFVKFFHAQSKEEREHAEKLMSLQNKRGGKIFLQDIRKPDRDEWGSGLEALECSLQLEKSVNQSLLDLQKMATEHNDPHLCDFIETHYLDEQVKSIKQLADWVSNLRSMGAPQNNMAEYLFDKHTMADEGS; from the exons ATGACTTCGCAAATCCGACAGAACTTCCACCAGGACTGTGAGGCTGCCattaacagacagataaacCTGGAGCTCTATGCCTCTTATGTTTATCTCTCCATG gCATACTACTTTGATAGGGACGATAAATTCCTACCAAACTTTGTGAAGTTCTTTCACGCACAGTCCAAAGAGGAGCGCGAGCATGCAGAGAAGCTGATGAGTCTGCAGAACAAAAGGGGAGGCAAAATTTTTCTGCAGGACATCAGG AAACCTGATAGAGATGAGTGGGGAAGCGGCCTGGAGGCTTTGGAGTGCTCCTTGCAGCTGGAGAAAAGTGTAAACCAATCCCTGCTGGACCTGCAGAAAATGGCGACCGAACACAATGATCCTCAC TTGTGCGACTTCATAGAAACACATTATCTGGATGAGCAGGTCAAATCTATCAAACAGCTCGCTGACTGGGTATCCAACTTGCGCAGCATGGGAGCCCCTCAGAACAACATGGCTGAGTACCTCTTTGACAAACACACCATGGCTGACGAGGGCAGTTAA
- the best1 gene encoding bestrophin-2, with the protein MTVTYSRRVADAGLGTFFHLLLRWKGSIYKLLYRELIIFTFLYYFFSIVYRFVLNDDQKRLFEKLSIYCDRYAELIPVSFVLGFYVTLVVSRWWGQFENVPWPDRLAALVGGHVRGADEASRLTRRTLMRYANLSGVLIYRSVSTAVYKRFPTMEHVVQAGLMTSEELRHLEDLRSPHNKFWVPCMWFVSLALRARTEGRINNDVALTAILTELNTLRAKCMKLYGYDWISLPLVYTQVATVAVYSFFLACLIGRQFLDPAQGYPGHDVDFYLPVFTMLQFFFYVGWLKVAEQLINPFGEDDDDFETNWLVDRNLQVSLLSVDEMYDSLPLVERDMYWNESEPQPPYTAASAEHRKPSFMGSALDISVPKEEMEFQSNLEQIKENEEANYSTPLLGGLGRLLGVQSPNFPRSSRVPLLRRRPGAPLSRFPLYLHPEAPSTPSQGRQHLNHERDPDYAFSTMPMYERPGFYSCPQTPIHCVPPAVPRPRPARRAQNEWDRSCSSLAHPMLGSQLLPPDTPNHIPPPPSSAFPWLSEGSDMPSTPTFSFPDPPPELCPISKLRPGHGLLSRRPLPPRLTLEAHPPADSQPGPPSARAAGSGGERVFSFTSPSRTAATANPSNPNSSSSSINATSTNSAGTTGSLCNGTSHTNFSNHGNFSANMRASNGGTNGGLSNNMNAVSTSAASQQETNQQNSPNDSGISLAEGDLLGVLVDGGVNKAAGGREQDCENKV; encoded by the exons ATGACAGTAACATACTCTCGCAGGGTTGCTGATGCAGGTCTGGGGACCTTCTTTCACCTGCTCCTGCGATGGAAGGGCAGCATCTATAAACTGCTCTACAGAGAGCTCATCATCTTCACTTTTCTCTACTACTTCTTCAGCATTGTTTATAG GTTTGTGTTAAACGATGACCAGAAGAGGCTGTTCGAGAAGCTGTCGATATACTGTGACCGCTATGCCGAACTCATCCCTGTGTCCTTTGTGCTGG GTTTCTACGTCACCTTGGTCGTGTCCCGTTGGTGGGGCCAGTTTGAAAATGTCCCCTGGCCGGATCGCTTGGCGGCGTTAGTGGGTGGTCATGTTCGTGGAGCTGACGAGGCTTCCAGGCTGACCCGACGAACTCTGATGCGGTATGCCAACCTCTCTGGTGTGCTCATCTATCGTTCCGTCAGCACAGCCGTCTACAAGAGGTTTCCCACCATGGAGCATGTGGTGCAGGCAG GTTTGATGACGTCAGAGGAGCTGAGGCACTTAGAGGACCTGCGCTCTCCTCACAACAAGTTCTGGGTTCCCTGCATGTGGTTCGTCAGCCTGGCTCTGAGGGCTCGGACTGAAGGTCGCATCAACAACGACGTAGCACTCACAGCCATTCTCACC GAGTTGAATACTTTACGGGCGAAGTGTATGAAGCTGTACGGTTACGACTGGATCAGCCTGCCACTTGTCTACACTCAG GTGGCGACAGTGGCGGTCTACAGCTTCTTCCTGGCTTGTCTGATTGGTCGTCAGTTTTTGGATCCAGCTCAGGGTTACCCTGGACACGATGTGGACTTCTACCTGCCTGTTTTCACCATGCTGCAGTTTTTCTTCTACGTTGGTTGGCTGAAG GTGGCGGAGCAACTCATAAATCCCTTtggtgaagatgatgatgacttTGAAACCAACTGGCTCGTCGATCGCAATTTACAG GTGTCCTTGTTGTCAGTGGATGAGATGTACGACAGCCTGCCGCTGGTTGAGAGGGATATGTACTGGAATGAGTCCGAACCTCAGCCTCCCTACACTGCTGCCAGTGCTGAACACCGCAAACCCTCCTTCATGGGCTCAGCCCTGGATATCAG TGTTCCTAAGGAGGAGATGGAGTTTCAGTCCAATCTGGAGCAAATCAAAGAAAACGAGGAAGCTAACTACTCCACCCCACTGCTCGGAGGGCTGGGCCGTCTCCTCGGTGTCCAGTCCCCTAACTTTCCCCGCTCCTCCCGTGTCCCTCTGCTGCGCCGCCGCCCCGGAGCTCCACTAAGCCGCTTCCCTCTTTACCTGCACCCAGAAGCGCCCTCAACTCCAAGTCAAGGCCGCCAGCATTTGAACCACGAGCGAGATCCTGACTATGCCTTCTCCACCATGCCCATGTATGAGAGACCAGGTTTCTACAGCTGCCCACAAACACCCATCCACTGCGTCCCCCCTGCGGTCCCCCGTCCTCGACCTGCCCGAAGAGCTCAAAATGAATGGGACCGTAGCTGCAGTTCCCTCGCTCACCCAATGCTGGGCTCACAGCTGCTGCCTCCTGACACCCCCAACCACATCCCTCCTCCGCCATCCTCTGCTTTCCCGTGGCTGAGTGAAGGAAGTGACATGCCAAGTACCCCAACCTTCTCCTTCCCGGACCCTCCACCTGAACTCTGCCCAATATCGAAACTCAGACCTGGACACGGCCTTCTGTCCCGCCGCCCTCTACCTCCCCGCCTCACTCTGGAAGCCCACCCTCCAGCTGACAGCCAGCCCGGACCTCCAAGTGCTCGGGCGGCAGGAAGCGGAGGAGAAAGGGTGTTCTCGTTCACTTCCCCATCTcgcacagcagcaacagcaaatCCCAGTAATCCCAACAGCAGCTCTAGCAGCATTAATGCAACAAGCACCAACAGCGCTGGCACAACAGGAAGTCTCTGCAATGGTACAAGTCATACTAATTTTAGTAACCATGGGAACTTCAGCGCCAACATGAGGGCGAGCAACGGGGGCACCAACGGCGGTCTGAGCAATAACATGAACGCAGTTTCCACTTCAGCGGCATCACAGCAAGAAACCAATCAGCAAAACTCACCCAATGATTCAGGAATCTCATTGGCTGAGGGGGACCTGCTGGGGGTTCTGGTGGATGGTGGGGTTAACAAGGcggcaggagggagggagcaggACTGTGAAAACAAGGTGTGA
- the rab3il1 gene encoding guanine nucleotide exchange factor for Rab-3A isoform X3 yields MDAFEGIHSVQISSSPPSSASASPGYEVLKAGRSGIAVYSSAVFFGKPDVLGQPAARHKCSREPEEEGCVVGRLVDLDPEPKSRVEGGGQAGPTSGRDHGDLSRLRSSSLEIREKEIREKGSEILREQLDAAKRELKLKDKECERLSQVRNQLEQELEELTASLFEEAHKMVHEANVKQAAAEKQLKEAQGKIDVLQAEVTALKTLVLTSTPSSPNRQLHPQLQTSGTRGAYKHVGGHSRNKSASGGFPSPPGKPEPSSVSIQPAAKEDREMDSVLYAEFLMWKENPSVERSSAFLSRIYREDIGPCLSFTRSELSQLVQSAVENNSLTIEPVAMSALPMVKASAIECGGPNGFRAAIETKCALSGMSRLCRHRIKLGDKGSYYYISPSSRARITAVCNFFTYIRYIQQGLVRHDAEQMFWEVMRLRREMTVAKLGFYLTDQG; encoded by the exons atggatgcTTTTGAGGGGATTCACAGCGTCCAGATTTCCTCCTCTCCACCATCTTCAGCATCAGCCAGCCCAGGATATGAAGTCCTCAAAGCAGGGAGATCTGGAATAGCAGTATATtcctctgctgtgttttttgggaaGCCTGATGTCCTGGGACAGCCAGCTGCCAGACACAAGTGCAGCAGGGAACCTGAGGAGGAGGGCTGTGTTGTTGGACG GTTGGTAGACCTGGATCCAGAGCCAAAGTCCAGAGTGGAGGGAGGAGGCCAGGCTGGGCCCACGTCAGGCAGAGACCATGGCGACCTCTCCCGGCTTCGTAGCTCCTCACTGGAgatcagagagaaagaaatccGAGAGAAGGGCTCGGAGATCCTCAGGGAACAGCTGGATGCTGCAAAGAGG GAACTGAAACTGAAGGACAAAGAGTGTGAGCGTCTGTCGCAGGTCAGGAATCAGCTGgagcaggagctggaggagctCACTGCCAGTCTGTTTGAG GAAGCTCACAAGATGGTGCATGAAGCTAACGTCAAACAAGCAGCAGCGGAGAAACAACTGAAGGAGGCTCAGGGAAAG ATTGATGTTCTGCAAGCAGAGGTGACTGCGCTCAAGACTCTGGTGTTGACATCTACACCTTCTTCACCAAACCGCCAGCTGCATCCACAGCTGCAGACTTCAGGAACCAGGGGAGCGTACAAACATGTTGGGGGTCATTCTCGCAATAAGAGCGCAAGCGGTGGCTTTCCATCCCCACCTGGAAAACCAGAACCCTCTTCAGTTTCCATTCAGCCTGCAGCCAAAGAAGACCGAGAG ATGGACTCTGTTCTGTACGCAGAGTTTTTGATGTGGAAGGAGAACCCAAGTGTTGAGCGCTCCTCTGCCTTCCTGAGTCGCATCTACAGAGAAGACATCGGACCCTGCCTCTCCTTCACAAGATCGGAG CTGTCGCAGCTGGTGCAGAGTGCAGTGGAAAACAACTCTTTGACTATTGAGCCTGTGGCCATGTCAGCGTTACCGATGGTTAAAGCCTCAGCTATTGAGTGTGGCGGCCCAAA tggcttTAGGGCAGCAATAGAGAC AAAATGCGCGTTAAGTGGCATGTCTCGCCTCTGCCGACATCGCATCAAACTCGGCGACAAGGGGAGCTACTATTACATCTCTCCTTCCAGCCGAGCACGG ATTACAGCTGTTTGCAATTTTTTTACTTACATCCGCTACATTCAGCAGGGCCTGGTGAGACACGATG CGGAGCAGATGTTCTGGGAGGTGATGCGTCTCCGCAGAGAGATGACTGTGGCCAAGTTAGGTTTCTACCTCACTGACCAGGGCTAG
- the rab3il1 gene encoding guanine nucleotide exchange factor for Rab-3A isoform X1 — protein MDAFEGIHSVQISSSPPSSASASPGYEVLKAGRSGIAVYSSAVFFGKPDVLGQPAARHKCSREPEEEGCVVGRLVDLDPEPKSRVEGGGQAGPTSGRDHGDLSRLRSSSLEIREKEIREKGSEILREQLDAAKRELKLKDKECERLSQVRNQLEQELEELTASLFEEAHKMVHEANVKQAAAEKQLKEAQGKIDVLQAEVTALKTLVLTSTPSSPNRQLHPQLQTSGTRGAYKHVGGHSRNKSASGGFPSPPGKPEPSSVSIQPAAKEDREPAVPALLSLILCLVPGQSVSATFDRYWQERGEGLGTDSRQMDSVLYAEFLMWKENPSVERSSAFLSRIYREDIGPCLSFTRSELSQLVQSAVENNSLTIEPVAMSALPMVKASAIECGGPNGFRAAIETKCALSGMSRLCRHRIKLGDKGSYYYISPSSRARITAVCNFFTYIRYIQQGLVRHDAEQMFWEVMRLRREMTVAKLGFYLTDQG, from the exons atggatgcTTTTGAGGGGATTCACAGCGTCCAGATTTCCTCCTCTCCACCATCTTCAGCATCAGCCAGCCCAGGATATGAAGTCCTCAAAGCAGGGAGATCTGGAATAGCAGTATATtcctctgctgtgttttttgggaaGCCTGATGTCCTGGGACAGCCAGCTGCCAGACACAAGTGCAGCAGGGAACCTGAGGAGGAGGGCTGTGTTGTTGGACG GTTGGTAGACCTGGATCCAGAGCCAAAGTCCAGAGTGGAGGGAGGAGGCCAGGCTGGGCCCACGTCAGGCAGAGACCATGGCGACCTCTCCCGGCTTCGTAGCTCCTCACTGGAgatcagagagaaagaaatccGAGAGAAGGGCTCGGAGATCCTCAGGGAACAGCTGGATGCTGCAAAGAGG GAACTGAAACTGAAGGACAAAGAGTGTGAGCGTCTGTCGCAGGTCAGGAATCAGCTGgagcaggagctggaggagctCACTGCCAGTCTGTTTGAG GAAGCTCACAAGATGGTGCATGAAGCTAACGTCAAACAAGCAGCAGCGGAGAAACAACTGAAGGAGGCTCAGGGAAAG ATTGATGTTCTGCAAGCAGAGGTGACTGCGCTCAAGACTCTGGTGTTGACATCTACACCTTCTTCACCAAACCGCCAGCTGCATCCACAGCTGCAGACTTCAGGAACCAGGGGAGCGTACAAACATGTTGGGGGTCATTCTCGCAATAAGAGCGCAAGCGGTGGCTTTCCATCCCCACCTGGAAAACCAGAACCCTCTTCAGTTTCCATTCAGCCTGCAGCCAAAGAAGACCGAGAG CCTGCTgttcctgctctcctctctctgatACTCTGCCTGGTTCCTGGCCAGTCTGTCAGTGCGACCTTTGACCGTTACTGGCAGGAGCGGGGGGAGGGGCTGGGCACTGACAGCAGACAG ATGGACTCTGTTCTGTACGCAGAGTTTTTGATGTGGAAGGAGAACCCAAGTGTTGAGCGCTCCTCTGCCTTCCTGAGTCGCATCTACAGAGAAGACATCGGACCCTGCCTCTCCTTCACAAGATCGGAG CTGTCGCAGCTGGTGCAGAGTGCAGTGGAAAACAACTCTTTGACTATTGAGCCTGTGGCCATGTCAGCGTTACCGATGGTTAAAGCCTCAGCTATTGAGTGTGGCGGCCCAAA tggcttTAGGGCAGCAATAGAGAC AAAATGCGCGTTAAGTGGCATGTCTCGCCTCTGCCGACATCGCATCAAACTCGGCGACAAGGGGAGCTACTATTACATCTCTCCTTCCAGCCGAGCACGG ATTACAGCTGTTTGCAATTTTTTTACTTACATCCGCTACATTCAGCAGGGCCTGGTGAGACACGATG CGGAGCAGATGTTCTGGGAGGTGATGCGTCTCCGCAGAGAGATGACTGTGGCCAAGTTAGGTTTCTACCTCACTGACCAGGGCTAG
- the rab3il1 gene encoding guanine nucleotide exchange factor for Rab-3A isoform X2: MDAFEGIHSVQISSSPPSSASASPGYEVLKAGRSGIAVYSSAVFFGKPDVLGQPAARHKCSREPEEEGCVVGRLVDLDPEPKSRVEGGGQAGPTSGRDHGDLSRLRSSSLEIREKEIREKGSEILREQLDAAKRELKLKDKECERLSQVRNQLEQELEELTASLFEEAHKMVHEANVKQAAAEKQLKEAQGKIDVLQAEVTALKTLVLTSTPSSPNRQLHPQLQTSGTRGAYKHVGGHSRNKSASGGFPSPPGKPEPSSVSIQPAAKEDREPAVPALLSLILCLVPGQSVSATFDRYWQERGEGLGTDSRQMDSVLYAEFLMWKENPSVERSSAFLSRIYREDIGPCLSFTRSELSQLVQSAVENNSLTIEPVAMSALPMVKASAIECGGPKKCALSGMSRLCRHRIKLGDKGSYYYISPSSRARITAVCNFFTYIRYIQQGLVRHDAEQMFWEVMRLRREMTVAKLGFYLTDQG, encoded by the exons atggatgcTTTTGAGGGGATTCACAGCGTCCAGATTTCCTCCTCTCCACCATCTTCAGCATCAGCCAGCCCAGGATATGAAGTCCTCAAAGCAGGGAGATCTGGAATAGCAGTATATtcctctgctgtgttttttgggaaGCCTGATGTCCTGGGACAGCCAGCTGCCAGACACAAGTGCAGCAGGGAACCTGAGGAGGAGGGCTGTGTTGTTGGACG GTTGGTAGACCTGGATCCAGAGCCAAAGTCCAGAGTGGAGGGAGGAGGCCAGGCTGGGCCCACGTCAGGCAGAGACCATGGCGACCTCTCCCGGCTTCGTAGCTCCTCACTGGAgatcagagagaaagaaatccGAGAGAAGGGCTCGGAGATCCTCAGGGAACAGCTGGATGCTGCAAAGAGG GAACTGAAACTGAAGGACAAAGAGTGTGAGCGTCTGTCGCAGGTCAGGAATCAGCTGgagcaggagctggaggagctCACTGCCAGTCTGTTTGAG GAAGCTCACAAGATGGTGCATGAAGCTAACGTCAAACAAGCAGCAGCGGAGAAACAACTGAAGGAGGCTCAGGGAAAG ATTGATGTTCTGCAAGCAGAGGTGACTGCGCTCAAGACTCTGGTGTTGACATCTACACCTTCTTCACCAAACCGCCAGCTGCATCCACAGCTGCAGACTTCAGGAACCAGGGGAGCGTACAAACATGTTGGGGGTCATTCTCGCAATAAGAGCGCAAGCGGTGGCTTTCCATCCCCACCTGGAAAACCAGAACCCTCTTCAGTTTCCATTCAGCCTGCAGCCAAAGAAGACCGAGAG CCTGCTgttcctgctctcctctctctgatACTCTGCCTGGTTCCTGGCCAGTCTGTCAGTGCGACCTTTGACCGTTACTGGCAGGAGCGGGGGGAGGGGCTGGGCACTGACAGCAGACAG ATGGACTCTGTTCTGTACGCAGAGTTTTTGATGTGGAAGGAGAACCCAAGTGTTGAGCGCTCCTCTGCCTTCCTGAGTCGCATCTACAGAGAAGACATCGGACCCTGCCTCTCCTTCACAAGATCGGAG CTGTCGCAGCTGGTGCAGAGTGCAGTGGAAAACAACTCTTTGACTATTGAGCCTGTGGCCATGTCAGCGTTACCGATGGTTAAAGCCTCAGCTATTGAGTGTGGCGGCCCAAA AAAATGCGCGTTAAGTGGCATGTCTCGCCTCTGCCGACATCGCATCAAACTCGGCGACAAGGGGAGCTACTATTACATCTCTCCTTCCAGCCGAGCACGG ATTACAGCTGTTTGCAATTTTTTTACTTACATCCGCTACATTCAGCAGGGCCTGGTGAGACACGATG CGGAGCAGATGTTCTGGGAGGTGATGCGTCTCCGCAGAGAGATGACTGTGGCCAAGTTAGGTTTCTACCTCACTGACCAGGGCTAG
- the rab3il1 gene encoding guanine nucleotide exchange factor for Rab-3A isoform X4 translates to MDAFEGIHSVQISSSPPSSASASPGYEVLKAGRSGIAVYSSAVFFGKPDVLGQPAARHKCSREPEEEGCVVGRLVDLDPEPKSRVEGGGQAGPTSGRDHGDLSRLRSSSLEIREKEIREKGSEILREQLDAAKRELKLKDKECERLSQVRNQLEQELEELTASLFEEAHKMVHEANVKQAAAEKQLKEAQGKIDVLQAEVTALKTLVLTSTPSSPNRQLHPQLQTSGTRGAYKHVGGHSRNKSASGGFPSPPGKPEPSSVSIQPAAKEDREMDSVLYAEFLMWKENPSVERSSAFLSRIYREDIGPCLSFTRSELSQLVQSAVENNSLTIEPVAMSALPMVKASAIECGGPKKCALSGMSRLCRHRIKLGDKGSYYYISPSSRARITAVCNFFTYIRYIQQGLVRHDAEQMFWEVMRLRREMTVAKLGFYLTDQG, encoded by the exons atggatgcTTTTGAGGGGATTCACAGCGTCCAGATTTCCTCCTCTCCACCATCTTCAGCATCAGCCAGCCCAGGATATGAAGTCCTCAAAGCAGGGAGATCTGGAATAGCAGTATATtcctctgctgtgttttttgggaaGCCTGATGTCCTGGGACAGCCAGCTGCCAGACACAAGTGCAGCAGGGAACCTGAGGAGGAGGGCTGTGTTGTTGGACG GTTGGTAGACCTGGATCCAGAGCCAAAGTCCAGAGTGGAGGGAGGAGGCCAGGCTGGGCCCACGTCAGGCAGAGACCATGGCGACCTCTCCCGGCTTCGTAGCTCCTCACTGGAgatcagagagaaagaaatccGAGAGAAGGGCTCGGAGATCCTCAGGGAACAGCTGGATGCTGCAAAGAGG GAACTGAAACTGAAGGACAAAGAGTGTGAGCGTCTGTCGCAGGTCAGGAATCAGCTGgagcaggagctggaggagctCACTGCCAGTCTGTTTGAG GAAGCTCACAAGATGGTGCATGAAGCTAACGTCAAACAAGCAGCAGCGGAGAAACAACTGAAGGAGGCTCAGGGAAAG ATTGATGTTCTGCAAGCAGAGGTGACTGCGCTCAAGACTCTGGTGTTGACATCTACACCTTCTTCACCAAACCGCCAGCTGCATCCACAGCTGCAGACTTCAGGAACCAGGGGAGCGTACAAACATGTTGGGGGTCATTCTCGCAATAAGAGCGCAAGCGGTGGCTTTCCATCCCCACCTGGAAAACCAGAACCCTCTTCAGTTTCCATTCAGCCTGCAGCCAAAGAAGACCGAGAG ATGGACTCTGTTCTGTACGCAGAGTTTTTGATGTGGAAGGAGAACCCAAGTGTTGAGCGCTCCTCTGCCTTCCTGAGTCGCATCTACAGAGAAGACATCGGACCCTGCCTCTCCTTCACAAGATCGGAG CTGTCGCAGCTGGTGCAGAGTGCAGTGGAAAACAACTCTTTGACTATTGAGCCTGTGGCCATGTCAGCGTTACCGATGGTTAAAGCCTCAGCTATTGAGTGTGGCGGCCCAAA AAAATGCGCGTTAAGTGGCATGTCTCGCCTCTGCCGACATCGCATCAAACTCGGCGACAAGGGGAGCTACTATTACATCTCTCCTTCCAGCCGAGCACGG ATTACAGCTGTTTGCAATTTTTTTACTTACATCCGCTACATTCAGCAGGGCCTGGTGAGACACGATG CGGAGCAGATGTTCTGGGAGGTGATGCGTCTCCGCAGAGAGATGACTGTGGCCAAGTTAGGTTTCTACCTCACTGACCAGGGCTAG